A single region of the Solwaraspora sp. WMMD791 genome encodes:
- a CDS encoding acyl-CoA dehydrogenase family protein yields MDFDDSDSDLAFRREAGDWLDRALRDVPDQEELSQTEREHWSRVWQERLCAGNWAGLSWPVEHGGRGMDSLAQAIFNEEAAVRGAPYPLNGVGMMLAGPTIITHGSDEQQGRYLPGILRGEEYWCQGFSEPGSGSDLASLRTAATRVDGGWLINGTKVWTSNAHNASRCLLLARTDPEAARHRGITYFLAPMDRFTVRPLVMINGDTEFNEMFLDDVFVPDSDVLGGVGNGWKVALTTLAFERGSMALNLWVWARQAVDRVVDLAIARGLADDSAFVDTVGALQCDAEAVRIGSMRMLAESRAGGVPGPETSALKSLWAGVVQNANRLAVQLDEAGGVLLDGAGAAARMHRYLRARAHTIEGGTEEVQKSILAERVLNLPRSR; encoded by the coding sequence GTGGACTTCGATGACAGCGACAGCGACCTCGCGTTCCGGCGTGAGGCCGGCGACTGGCTCGACCGGGCGTTGCGCGACGTGCCCGATCAGGAGGAGCTGTCCCAGACCGAGCGTGAGCACTGGTCACGGGTGTGGCAGGAGCGGCTCTGCGCCGGCAACTGGGCCGGGTTGTCCTGGCCGGTCGAGCACGGCGGCCGGGGAATGGACTCGTTGGCGCAGGCGATCTTCAACGAGGAGGCTGCGGTCCGGGGCGCGCCGTACCCGCTCAACGGGGTCGGCATGATGCTGGCCGGTCCGACGATCATCACGCACGGCAGCGACGAGCAGCAGGGCCGGTACCTGCCGGGCATCCTGCGCGGCGAGGAGTACTGGTGCCAGGGCTTCAGCGAGCCCGGCTCCGGTTCCGACCTGGCGAGTCTGCGTACGGCCGCGACCCGGGTCGACGGCGGCTGGCTGATCAACGGCACCAAGGTCTGGACCTCCAACGCGCACAACGCCTCCCGGTGTCTGTTGCTGGCGCGGACCGATCCTGAGGCGGCCCGGCACCGGGGCATCACCTACTTCCTGGCCCCGATGGACCGGTTCACCGTCCGACCACTGGTGATGATCAACGGGGACACCGAGTTCAACGAGATGTTCCTCGACGACGTGTTCGTCCCCGATTCCGACGTGCTCGGCGGGGTCGGCAACGGCTGGAAGGTCGCCCTCACCACGCTTGCCTTCGAACGCGGCAGCATGGCGCTGAACCTGTGGGTGTGGGCCCGCCAGGCGGTGGACCGGGTCGTCGATCTGGCGATCGCGCGGGGACTGGCCGACGACAGCGCCTTCGTCGACACGGTCGGCGCCCTGCAGTGCGACGCGGAGGCGGTCCGGATCGGGTCGATGCGGATGCTGGCGGAGAGTCGTGCCGGCGGCGTCCCCGGACCGGAGACGTCGGCGTTGAAGAGCTTGTGGGCCGGCGTGGTCCAGAACGCGAACCGGCTCGCGGTGCAGCTCGACGAGGCCGGCGGGGTACTTCTCGACGGTGCCGGGGCCGCCGCCCGGATGCACCGCTATCTGCGTGCCCGCGCACACACGATCGAGGGCGGCACGGAGGAAGTCCAGAAGTCGATTCTCGCGGAGCGGGTGCTGAACCTGCCCCGCTCACGTTGA
- a CDS encoding acyl-CoA dehydrogenase family protein, with product MHATFTQEQQEIGEAVAALAKAQAGTARAALSTGWRPCAADGPLLRDFGLLGVPESAGGVGSALIDLLVAVEVLGEHLVPSRFAAHAGAVQLLCGADRPTAPLPDGILDGSRVLTPAVDVPSMAGWPDRSVTDPLVRTLVPYAAQADGFVVAGPDGIWVADAAAFTEEAWVTERRSFDPSVPLSDVSLSTPQRVDPVGTGLWRATLVVAAELCGVAQGAIELAAEQARTRVQFGRVIGSFQGVAFQLAEAATARKAAWDLTLYAAWAVDNRRPDAGIQVHAAKAAAGKAAVFAAERAIQVYGGMGITMEADPHLFLRRALVLDARAGRGRWHRHRAGALRIEARRAGPGQSTD from the coding sequence GTGCACGCGACATTCACCCAGGAGCAGCAGGAGATCGGCGAGGCCGTCGCGGCCCTCGCCAAGGCGCAGGCCGGCACGGCGCGCGCGGCGCTGTCGACCGGTTGGCGGCCCTGCGCCGCCGATGGGCCGCTGCTGCGCGACTTCGGGCTGCTCGGCGTGCCCGAGTCCGCCGGTGGTGTCGGGTCGGCTCTGATCGATCTGCTCGTCGCCGTCGAGGTGCTCGGTGAGCACCTGGTCCCGAGCCGGTTCGCGGCCCACGCGGGCGCCGTACAGCTGCTCTGCGGCGCCGACCGGCCCACGGCGCCGCTGCCCGACGGGATCCTCGACGGCAGCCGGGTGCTCACCCCGGCGGTCGACGTGCCGTCCATGGCTGGCTGGCCGGACCGGTCGGTGACGGATCCGCTGGTGCGGACCCTGGTGCCGTACGCCGCCCAGGCGGACGGGTTCGTCGTCGCAGGTCCCGACGGGATCTGGGTCGCGGACGCTGCCGCGTTCACCGAGGAGGCCTGGGTCACCGAACGGCGGTCGTTCGACCCGTCGGTGCCGCTGTCGGACGTGTCGCTGTCCACACCACAGCGGGTCGATCCGGTCGGCACCGGGTTGTGGCGGGCGACGCTGGTGGTCGCCGCCGAGTTGTGCGGCGTCGCGCAGGGCGCGATCGAGCTGGCCGCCGAGCAGGCCCGTACCCGGGTGCAGTTCGGCCGGGTGATCGGATCGTTCCAGGGGGTCGCGTTCCAGCTGGCCGAGGCCGCCACCGCGCGCAAGGCGGCGTGGGACCTGACGCTCTACGCCGCCTGGGCCGTCGACAACCGCCGCCCGGACGCCGGGATCCAGGTGCACGCCGCCAAGGCCGCCGCGGGGAAGGCCGCGGTCTTCGCCGCCGAGCGGGCCATCCAGGTGTACGGCGGGATGGGCATCACCATGGAAGCGGATCCGCATCTGTTCCTGCGTCGGGCGTTGGTGCTCGACGCCCGGGCCGGCCGTGGCCGGTGGCACCGTCACCGGGCCGGCGCGCTACGGATCGAAGCGCGCCGGGCGGGCCCGGGACAATCCACGGACTAA